A single genomic interval of Flavihumibacter rivuli harbors:
- a CDS encoding N-acyl-D-amino-acid deacylase family protein produces the protein MKYLLLPFLFFCAGLKAQTFDLVIRNGRIVDGSGNPWFYGDVAIANGKIVAVGKLSQANAQKTIDAKGLVIAPGFIDVHAHIEGSIFQKPTADNFIFDGVTTLVTGNCGGSSAEGIGRFLYKIDSAGTSVNVASLVGHNTVREAVMQRVKRDPSPQEQESMEKLVDLAMQEGAVGLSTGLIYVPGTYSKTPEVVGLAKQASKHGGVYASHMRSEGNNVTDAIRETITIGREASIPVEISHFKVSGKQNWGRSTETLAMVEAARKEGLDVTIDQYPYTASSTNLHTMLPSWVLSGGQDSVVYRLNDEATRATIIKEMKATASKAKMKNYDYAVVAYCTADTSINGKSISAITMAKGKKSKISSDIETVFEIIRKGGAQMVYHGMNEKDVQHFMRYPFNMIASDAGVVYQTNSVPHPRAYGTNARVLGKYSRELGILSLEEAIRRMTSLPAQKFNIRDRGLIREGMVADIVVFDPASVTDLSTFDKPHAYSTGFQYVLVNGQPVMENGKHNGSRPGKAVYGPGKAKG, from the coding sequence ATGAAATACTTATTGCTCCCCTTCTTGTTTTTTTGCGCCGGCCTGAAAGCCCAAACCTTTGACCTGGTGATCAGGAACGGCAGGATCGTTGATGGTTCCGGCAACCCCTGGTTCTACGGTGATGTGGCCATCGCCAATGGAAAGATCGTGGCGGTTGGTAAGCTCAGCCAGGCCAATGCGCAAAAGACCATTGACGCCAAAGGATTGGTGATCGCACCTGGCTTTATTGATGTTCACGCCCATATTGAAGGCTCCATTTTCCAGAAACCGACAGCAGACAATTTCATTTTTGATGGCGTTACCACCCTGGTCACGGGTAATTGCGGAGGTTCATCTGCCGAAGGCATTGGCCGTTTCCTTTACAAGATAGACAGCGCAGGCACTTCCGTAAATGTCGCAAGCCTGGTAGGCCATAATACGGTGAGGGAGGCCGTAATGCAAAGGGTAAAACGCGACCCATCCCCACAGGAACAGGAGTCCATGGAAAAACTGGTAGACCTGGCGATGCAGGAAGGGGCTGTCGGGCTTTCCACTGGTTTGATCTATGTTCCCGGCACCTACTCCAAAACGCCTGAGGTAGTGGGACTTGCCAAACAAGCTTCGAAACATGGTGGTGTGTATGCCAGCCATATGCGCAGCGAAGGCAATAATGTTACAGATGCCATCCGTGAAACCATCACCATTGGCAGGGAAGCTTCCATACCTGTGGAGATCTCCCACTTCAAGGTATCCGGCAAACAAAACTGGGGGAGGTCAACCGAAACGCTCGCCATGGTGGAAGCTGCCAGGAAAGAAGGCCTTGATGTAACCATTGACCAATACCCTTATACTGCAAGTTCCACCAACCTCCATACCATGTTGCCATCGTGGGTGCTATCCGGCGGACAAGACTCGGTGGTCTATCGCCTGAACGATGAAGCAACCAGGGCCACCATCATCAAGGAGATGAAGGCCACGGCTTCAAAAGCGAAAATGAAGAATTATGATTACGCAGTAGTGGCTTACTGCACGGCAGATACCAGCATCAATGGCAAATCCATCTCTGCCATTACCATGGCCAAAGGGAAGAAGTCAAAAATCAGCTCTGATATTGAAACTGTTTTCGAGATCATCAGGAAGGGTGGTGCCCAAATGGTCTACCATGGCATGAATGAAAAGGATGTGCAGCATTTCATGCGGTATCCATTCAACATGATCGCTTCAGATGCCGGAGTGGTTTACCAGACCAATAGCGTTCCCCACCCGCGCGCCTATGGTACCAACGCCAGGGTATTGGGAAAGTATTCCAGGGAACTGGGCATCCTCAGCCTCGAAGAAGCGATCAGGCGGATGACCTCATTACCTGCACAAAAATTCAACATCAGGGACAGGGGCCTGATCAGGGAAGGCATGGTGGCTGATATTGTTGTCTTCGATCCGGCAAGTGTAACCGACCTTTCCACTTTCGATAAGCCGCATGCCTACAGCACCGGGTTCCAGTATGTGCTGGTCAACGGGCAGCCGGTAATGGAAAACGGGAAACACAATGGCAGCAGGCCGGGAAAGGCCGTTTATGGACCGGGCAAAGCAAAGGGCTGA
- a CDS encoding gamma-glutamyltransferase family protein: MRKKALYLIFFHFSFLAVLGQATQKPVLHGKNWMAITGKPLAATAGSMIFQKGGNAVDAACAMLAATCTMWDVLSWGGETQALIYNPKTGKVIGINALGVAPTGATVEFFKSKGLNFPPEYGPLAALTPGTPGGICYMLAEYGTMSLKEVLAPAMQLAAGYPIEAQTANSIERQKARIKEWPYSKAVFLPHLGEKREAPEAGEIFVQKDLLETLTKMVEAEQEALKKKKSRKEAIMAAYDRFYKGDIAKEFVRGAQEQGGLITLEDLARWKPIEEEPMKVNYKGIDVYKLQQWTQGPMMLQALNILENFDLKGMGYNSARYIHTVYQAMNMSFADRDFYYGDPYFPPQEPMTGLLSKDYAKMRAAQIGFDRNNATQGPGDPYPFEGKVNPYLDLLKKRGFNMDTTPANRRGFAPAHDTRSVAALSIDAEYMDRLWRGTTSVEAADKDGWVVSITPSGGWIPACIAGRTGVGMSQRMQSFVLDSSLNPFNVVEPGKRPRVTLTPTMALKDGKPWLSFAVQGGDTQDQNLLQFFLNMVEFGMNVQEATEAANINSNQLWLSLGGVKTDDRKPRGGSILLRQDTPEWVQKELRQMGYQITLDDRTSGPINAIFFDWKHNSFWGGSSNHGEDYGIGW, translated from the coding sequence ATGAGAAAAAAGGCACTCTACCTGATCTTTTTTCATTTTTCTTTTCTGGCAGTTCTTGGGCAGGCTACACAAAAGCCTGTGTTGCATGGCAAGAACTGGATGGCCATTACCGGCAAGCCATTGGCTGCCACTGCCGGTTCCATGATCTTCCAAAAAGGCGGTAATGCTGTTGATGCGGCATGTGCCATGTTGGCCGCAACCTGCACCATGTGGGACGTATTGAGTTGGGGCGGTGAGACACAGGCCCTGATCTATAATCCCAAAACAGGGAAAGTGATCGGCATCAATGCATTGGGGGTGGCACCCACAGGAGCTACTGTTGAGTTCTTCAAAAGTAAGGGACTGAATTTCCCTCCTGAGTATGGCCCACTGGCAGCGCTTACTCCCGGTACCCCTGGTGGGATTTGTTACATGCTTGCAGAATATGGCACCATGAGCCTGAAAGAAGTACTGGCTCCAGCCATGCAGCTGGCAGCCGGTTATCCCATTGAGGCGCAAACAGCCAACAGTATCGAAAGGCAGAAGGCCAGGATCAAGGAGTGGCCTTATAGCAAGGCGGTCTTCCTGCCCCATTTGGGTGAAAAGCGTGAAGCGCCTGAGGCCGGTGAGATCTTTGTGCAAAAGGACCTTTTGGAAACCCTTACCAAGATGGTAGAAGCGGAGCAGGAAGCACTTAAAAAGAAGAAGAGCCGTAAGGAAGCCATCATGGCCGCGTACGATCGGTTTTATAAAGGGGATATTGCAAAGGAGTTTGTTCGTGGTGCACAGGAACAAGGGGGACTGATCACCCTTGAAGATTTGGCCAGGTGGAAGCCCATTGAAGAGGAACCCATGAAAGTGAATTACAAGGGCATTGATGTGTATAAGCTGCAGCAATGGACCCAGGGGCCCATGATGTTGCAGGCACTGAATATCCTGGAGAATTTTGACCTGAAGGGGATGGGGTACAATTCCGCCCGTTACATCCATACGGTTTACCAGGCCATGAACATGTCGTTTGCAGACCGCGATTTCTATTATGGGGATCCTTATTTCCCGCCGCAGGAACCCATGACCGGGCTGCTGAGCAAGGACTATGCGAAAATGAGGGCAGCGCAGATCGGTTTTGACCGGAACAATGCCACCCAGGGTCCCGGGGATCCCTATCCTTTTGAAGGCAAGGTGAATCCCTATCTTGACCTGTTAAAAAAGCGCGGCTTCAATATGGATACCACTCCGGCTAACAGGAGGGGATTTGCGCCAGCACATGATACCCGATCTGTAGCGGCTTTGTCTATCGATGCCGAGTATATGGATCGCCTGTGGAGGGGAACTACTTCTGTTGAAGCTGCAGACAAGGATGGTTGGGTTGTTTCCATTACCCCAAGTGGTGGATGGATACCCGCATGTATTGCCGGGCGCACCGGTGTAGGCATGAGCCAGCGTATGCAAAGCTTTGTACTGGATTCATCGCTGAATCCATTCAATGTGGTGGAACCCGGGAAACGACCCAGGGTAACGCTTACCCCTACCATGGCCTTGAAGGATGGCAAACCCTGGTTGTCCTTTGCGGTACAGGGAGGAGATACGCAGGACCAGAACCTCCTGCAGTTCTTCCTGAATATGGTCGAGTTTGGCATGAATGTGCAGGAAGCTACAGAAGCAGCCAATATCAATTCCAACCAGCTGTGGTTGTCGCTGGGAGGGGTGAAGACAGATGATCGCAAGCCCAGGGGAGGTAGTATTTTGCTGCGTCAGGACACACCGGAATGGGTGCAGAAGGAGCTGCGCCAAATGGGTTACCAGATCACGCTGGATGACCGGACTAGTGGGCCGATCAATGCTATATTCTTCGACTGGAAGCACAATAGCTTCTGGGGCGGAAGTAGCAACCACGGTGAGGATTATGGAATCGGATGGTAA
- a CDS encoding YybH family protein, which translates to MNKSYFALVAFAACSLFFILSCGSKAQHSGSSHSSPAAMDEATMRKIVDEGNAILENGLRNKDSVGFAEFYTTDCRIMAPNWPYTEGKAAAIPMAAMIIGMDARIDLNTVSVTGCAERIIEQGTYTMTNGSGASLDKGKYIVIWKQEGGKWKAFQDIWNSDILPPGMK; encoded by the coding sequence ATGAACAAAAGCTATTTTGCCTTAGTGGCATTTGCTGCCTGCTCCCTCTTTTTTATCCTTTCCTGTGGCTCTAAGGCCCAACATTCAGGAAGCTCCCATTCATCTCCCGCAGCCATGGACGAAGCAACCATGAGGAAGATCGTTGATGAAGGCAATGCCATTCTTGAAAACGGGCTTCGCAATAAGGATTCCGTTGGCTTCGCAGAATTTTACACCACAGACTGCCGCATCATGGCTCCCAACTGGCCCTATACAGAAGGGAAGGCTGCTGCCATACCCATGGCTGCCATGATCATCGGCATGGATGCCAGGATCGACCTCAATACTGTTTCCGTGACCGGTTGTGCAGAACGCATCATCGAACAGGGCACCTATACCATGACCAATGGGAGTGGTGCTTCACTGGACAAAGGCAAATACATCGTGATCTGGAAGCAGGAAGGTGGGAAATGGAAAGCCTTCCAGGATATCTGGAACAGCGATATCCTTCCGCCCGGTATGAAATGA
- a CDS encoding aconitate hydratase: MVFDLEMIKKVYANFPSRVAAARKVVGRPLTLTEKILYAHLWQGEATQAYERGKSYVDFAPDRVAMQDATAQMALLQFMQAGRDKVAVPSTVHCDHLIVAKDNSKVDLDRAVHESKEVYDFLASVSNKYGIGFWKPGAGIIHQVVLENYAFPGGMMIGTDSHTVNAGGLGMIAIGVGGADACDVMSGLAWELKMPKLIGVKLTGKLNGWTAPKDVILKVAGILTVKGGTGAVVEYFGEGATSMSCTGKGTICNMGAEIGATTSTFGYDESMSRYLKATGREEVAALADGIREHLTADPEVYANPEQYFDQVIEINLNELEPHLNGPFTPDLATPISKMKEEAAKNGWPTKVEVGLIGSCTNSSYEDISRAVSLAKQVADKGLKTKAEFTITPGSEQVRYTIERDGFLSTFDKIGAKVFANACGPCIGMWDRMGAEKQEKNTIVHSFNRNFAKRADGNPNTYAFVASPELVTALAIAGDLTFNPLTDTLTNEKGEQVKLDPPTGYELPPKGFSVEDPGYQAPAADGSGVQVIVDPASKRLQLLDPFAAWEGTDLKGLKLLIKAKGKCTTDHISMAGPWLKFRGHLDNISNNLLIGAVNFFNEKTDNVKNQLNGEYGPVPATQRAYKAAGIGSIVVGDENYGEGSSREHAAMEPRHLGVRAVLVKSFARIHETNLKKQGMLALTFADKNDYEKIQEDDSIDIVGLTSFAPGKPLEIVLHHKDGSSDTILANHSYNEQQIEWFKAGAALNIIRKQFAK; encoded by the coding sequence ATGGTTTTTGACTTAGAGATGATCAAGAAGGTGTACGCTAACTTCCCCTCCCGTGTTGCAGCGGCAAGGAAAGTGGTTGGCCGTCCCCTTACGCTGACAGAAAAAATATTGTATGCCCACCTCTGGCAGGGAGAGGCCACCCAGGCTTACGAAAGAGGAAAGAGCTATGTAGACTTCGCTCCGGACAGGGTGGCGATGCAGGACGCTACCGCCCAGATGGCCCTTTTGCAGTTCATGCAGGCCGGAAGGGACAAGGTTGCCGTTCCGTCTACAGTACATTGCGATCACCTGATCGTCGCTAAGGACAATAGCAAGGTTGACCTTGACCGTGCCGTGCATGAGAGCAAGGAAGTATATGATTTCCTGGCCTCCGTATCCAACAAATACGGTATTGGTTTCTGGAAGCCCGGAGCCGGTATCATTCACCAGGTGGTATTGGAAAACTATGCTTTCCCCGGAGGTATGATGATCGGTACCGATTCCCATACCGTTAACGCAGGAGGCCTTGGCATGATCGCCATTGGTGTTGGTGGAGCAGATGCCTGTGATGTAATGAGCGGACTGGCCTGGGAACTGAAAATGCCTAAGCTGATCGGTGTTAAGCTGACCGGCAAACTGAATGGCTGGACAGCCCCCAAGGATGTGATCCTGAAAGTGGCCGGTATCCTTACGGTAAAAGGCGGTACTGGTGCCGTAGTGGAATATTTCGGCGAAGGTGCCACCAGCATGAGTTGCACCGGTAAGGGAACCATCTGTAACATGGGTGCAGAGATCGGTGCCACTACCTCAACCTTTGGCTATGATGAAAGCATGAGCCGCTACCTGAAAGCTACCGGCCGTGAAGAAGTGGCCGCCCTGGCTGATGGTATCCGTGAACACCTGACCGCTGACCCTGAAGTATATGCCAATCCAGAGCAATACTTCGACCAGGTGATCGAGATCAACCTGAACGAACTGGAACCGCACCTGAACGGACCATTCACTCCGGACCTGGCTACCCCCATCTCAAAGATGAAGGAAGAAGCTGCCAAAAACGGCTGGCCGACAAAAGTAGAAGTAGGCCTGATCGGTTCTTGTACCAACTCTTCCTATGAAGATATCAGCCGCGCTGTTAGCCTGGCCAAGCAGGTAGCAGATAAAGGCCTGAAGACAAAAGCAGAATTCACCATCACCCCGGGTTCAGAGCAGGTACGTTATACCATCGAACGCGACGGCTTCCTTAGCACCTTCGACAAGATCGGCGCCAAGGTATTTGCCAACGCCTGTGGTCCCTGTATTGGTATGTGGGATCGTATGGGTGCCGAGAAGCAGGAAAAGAACACCATCGTTCACTCCTTCAACCGCAACTTCGCCAAGCGTGCCGATGGCAACCCCAATACTTATGCCTTCGTGGCCTCCCCAGAGCTGGTGACAGCCCTGGCCATTGCAGGTGACCTGACCTTCAACCCGCTTACTGACACCCTTACCAATGAAAAAGGTGAGCAGGTGAAACTGGATCCCCCAACAGGTTATGAACTGCCTCCCAAAGGCTTCTCCGTTGAAGATCCCGGCTACCAGGCCCCGGCAGCCGATGGCAGTGGCGTACAGGTGATCGTTGATCCCGCTTCCAAGCGTTTGCAACTACTGGATCCATTTGCCGCCTGGGAAGGAACTGACCTGAAAGGCCTGAAACTCCTGATCAAGGCCAAAGGCAAGTGTACCACTGACCATATCTCCATGGCGGGTCCATGGTTGAAGTTCCGTGGCCACCTTGATAATATCAGTAACAACCTGCTGATCGGTGCAGTAAACTTCTTCAATGAAAAGACCGATAATGTTAAGAACCAACTGAACGGCGAATATGGCCCGGTTCCGGCTACCCAACGTGCTTATAAGGCAGCAGGTATCGGTTCCATCGTTGTGGGTGATGAAAACTACGGTGAAGGCTCCAGCCGCGAACACGCTGCCATGGAACCACGTCACCTCGGTGTTCGTGCCGTACTGGTAAAGAGCTTTGCCCGTATCCACGAAACCAACCTGAAGAAGCAGGGTATGCTGGCGCTGACCTTTGCCGACAAGAATGATTACGAGAAGATCCAGGAAGACGATAGCATTGATATCGTTGGACTGACCAGCTTTGCCCCGGGCAAGCCGCTGGAGATCGTTCTCCATCACAAGGATGGCAGCAGCGACACCATTCTCGCTAACCACAGCTACAACGAACAGCAGATCGAGTGGTTCAAGGCCGGTGCGGCATTGAACATCATTCGCAAGCAGTTCGCGAAATAA
- a CDS encoding PspC domain-containing protein yields the protein MKNIKHFIEWHVFGVCSYIGEKMGVAPATIRKYFMYISLMTMGSPIIFYLFAAFWMNVKQYIWAAKRNPLRYF from the coding sequence ATGAAAAACATCAAACACTTTATCGAGTGGCACGTGTTTGGAGTTTGCTCCTATATAGGGGAAAAAATGGGGGTAGCTCCGGCCACCATCCGCAAGTATTTCATGTACATTTCCCTGATGACCATGGGGTCGCCCATTATCTTTTACCTGTTTGCCGCATTCTGGATGAATGTGAAACAGTATATCTGGGCGGCAAAGAGAAATCCATTAAGGTATTTCTAG
- a CDS encoding DUF1572 family protein has translation MSVEASYLTSLRARLKGYRELGDKTFSQLTEEQLNWQPGEGSNSIAVIIRHMHGNMLSRFTNFLTEDGEKPWRKRDEEFEAIPMGKDQLLALWQEGWDCTMRAIDDLRESYLDRTITIRHENHSVVDALNRQLGHYAYHTGQITFLGKMLKGGEWTSLSIPKGASGQFNQEMAKKHKD, from the coding sequence ATGTCTGTAGAAGCTTCCTATCTCACCAGCCTCAGGGCCAGGTTAAAGGGATACAGGGAATTGGGCGACAAAACCTTTTCACAACTTACAGAGGAACAGCTGAATTGGCAGCCCGGAGAAGGCTCCAATAGTATTGCGGTCATTATCCGGCACATGCATGGGAATATGCTCAGCAGGTTCACCAATTTCCTTACTGAAGATGGTGAAAAGCCCTGGCGCAAACGTGATGAGGAGTTTGAGGCGATCCCGATGGGCAAGGACCAACTGTTGGCACTCTGGCAGGAAGGATGGGACTGCACCATGAGGGCAATAGATGATCTCCGGGAATCATACCTGGACAGGACCATCACCATCCGTCATGAAAACCATAGTGTGGTAGATGCCCTGAACCGGCAGTTAGGGCATTATGCTTACCATACTGGCCAGATCACTTTTTTAGGCAAAATGCTCAAGGGTGGTGAATGGACAAGCCTTTCCATCCCGAAGGGGGCATCCGGACAGTTCAACCAGGAGATGGCCAAAAAACACAAGGACTGA
- the ggt gene encoding gamma-glutamyltransferase, producing the protein MKRIALLLVLVKLVVVTHAQHPIDPYHYTIQKTFRGKNGAVVSAHPLASQVGVMILKKGGNAVDAAIATQLALAVVYPNAGNIGGGGFFVGHLKEGKNITIDYREKAPGKAHRDMYLKQDGSPDLEKSQNGHLAAGVPGTVAGLFASHKFARLPFKTLIQPAIDLAEKGFVITQAEANALNARKAIFEKYSTRPTAFVRDIPWKGGDTLVQKELAQTLIRIRDKGQKGFYEGETARMIVEEMQRGNGIISYDDLKAYQAVERTPSTFKYKEYDLVTMPLPSSGGVLLPMMMKMTERFPLSSYGYMSPKAVQLMVEIERLAYADRAKYLGDEDFYKVPVKQLLSDKYITERLKLYQSDTAGNSTLIHEGVVEGESEETTHLSVLDKDGNAVSVTTTLNNSYGSFTVVGGAGFILNDEMDDFSVKPGVPNMYGAVGGEANAIAPGKRMLSSMTPTIVLKGGKPYIVVGTPGGTTITTNVYMTLMNLLEFNLSAYDAVNKPRFHMQWLPDQVDIEKNFPEELKAALEKMGYKTRIRGAFGRTELIKVLPDGTMEAVGDMRGDDAAEGW; encoded by the coding sequence ATGAAAAGAATCGCCCTATTGCTTGTATTGGTTAAGCTTGTTGTAGTCACGCATGCGCAACACCCGATCGATCCCTACCATTATACTATCCAAAAGACCTTTCGCGGAAAGAACGGAGCAGTTGTTTCTGCCCATCCCCTGGCCAGCCAGGTAGGGGTCATGATCCTGAAAAAAGGCGGTAATGCCGTGGATGCAGCCATTGCCACCCAACTCGCCCTCGCTGTTGTGTATCCCAATGCCGGCAATATTGGTGGCGGGGGATTTTTTGTGGGCCACCTGAAAGAAGGCAAGAACATCACCATCGATTACAGGGAAAAAGCCCCGGGCAAAGCCCACCGGGATATGTACCTGAAACAGGATGGCAGTCCTGACCTGGAAAAAAGCCAGAATGGCCATCTCGCGGCGGGGGTACCCGGAACAGTTGCAGGACTTTTTGCTTCTCATAAATTTGCCCGCCTGCCTTTCAAAACCCTTATCCAGCCTGCTATTGACCTTGCGGAAAAAGGCTTTGTGATCACACAGGCGGAAGCCAATGCCCTGAACGCCCGTAAAGCCATATTTGAAAAATACAGTACCCGGCCAACAGCCTTTGTAAGGGATATCCCCTGGAAGGGCGGCGATACACTGGTACAGAAAGAATTGGCCCAGACCCTGATCCGCATCCGCGATAAGGGCCAGAAAGGTTTTTATGAAGGGGAGACCGCCAGGATGATCGTTGAAGAAATGCAAAGGGGCAATGGCATCATCTCCTATGATGACCTCAAAGCCTACCAGGCAGTGGAAAGGACCCCTTCAACTTTCAAATACAAGGAATACGACCTGGTGACCATGCCCCTGCCCAGTTCCGGTGGCGTACTGTTGCCAATGATGATGAAAATGACCGAAAGGTTTCCACTTAGTTCCTATGGCTACATGTCGCCCAAGGCTGTTCAATTGATGGTGGAGATCGAGCGACTGGCTTATGCCGACAGGGCCAAGTACCTGGGAGATGAAGACTTCTATAAAGTACCCGTAAAGCAATTACTCAGTGATAAATACATCACTGAACGCCTCAAGCTCTACCAATCGGATACAGCAGGCAATAGTACCCTGATCCATGAAGGGGTGGTGGAAGGGGAATCAGAAGAGACCACCCACCTCAGTGTGTTGGATAAGGACGGCAATGCCGTATCGGTTACCACTACCCTGAACAACAGCTACGGTTCCTTCACAGTAGTTGGTGGGGCCGGGTTTATCCTAAATGACGAAATGGATGATTTCAGTGTGAAGCCCGGCGTACCCAACATGTATGGTGCTGTTGGCGGCGAAGCCAACGCCATTGCACCTGGCAAGCGCATGCTGAGTTCCATGACACCAACCATTGTACTGAAAGGCGGGAAACCCTATATCGTTGTAGGTACACCGGGGGGCACTACCATCACTACCAATGTGTACATGACCCTGATGAACCTGCTGGAATTCAACCTCAGCGCCTATGACGCCGTCAACAAACCAAGATTCCATATGCAATGGCTGCCCGACCAGGTGGACATAGAAAAGAATTTCCCTGAGGAGCTGAAAGCCGCCCTTGAAAAGATGGGTTATAAGACCAGGATCAGGGGTGCATTTGGCCGCACCGAATTGATCAAGGTGCTGCCAGACGGAACCATGGAGGCCGTTGGTGATATGCGGGGGGATGATGCCGCAGAAGGATGGTAA